In the genome of Rhopalosiphum padi isolate XX-2018 chromosome 1, ASM2088224v1, whole genome shotgun sequence, the window cattttcaataacatttaaaaataagtagccatatatataccataagaaaatcactaaaatatacTCAGGGAtagtcttattagttattaataaatattctaatatttgtaattaaatacttttttggcATTTCAAATACTCAATAGGcactttaaaaatactttttttttcatatttttattccacggtattaaatacttttttcggTTTTACCGTTATATtccaataatcataattatcgtatttcactattttaaattttgtttcaaaaataataattaatgatggtttcaaaaattttcaataagaTTTCATCAAACAAGCAGATGATAGAAAATCTAATAGGGTCGGTTCCGATTTTGGAATATTGTTGTAGCTTAAatagctgtatatatatatattggttttaaatatttttttaataagttgtacctattataatatatctatttgtaAACACAAATGATACCAAGTACTTTATAATACGTATTCTGAATACTtatatttgaaaagtatttttaattatagactAGTCAAGGACAATTGACAAAACACATTTAAGGGACGGTAAAATAATTTCCTtgggtagaattttttttatagcccACCACAGCAAAGCAAACacattacacacatatatatatatatataatattatacgcgttacGCACACACGCGTGTATATAGTAGACCAgcctaaatatacataaatatatgtgtagCACTGAAGCAGTTCCGTCGGTCGGTTTTgtataagtgatttttttttaagttattctaatATTTCCAGTTTTTGTgtctagataaaatatatagacggtaggtaggtacctcttcttattctataacataatatgcactGCGACTgcacctattattataaattatattatgtatatatatgcatgtaagtaggtaggtatattaaatttcttaaaccttTTTCTAAACCTCACGGACCTTGGCTTCCCTCCAGAGTTATACGTGGTCACAGGCGTTACAGCTTACGCCTACCTACTATCagtatagtataaatgtatgtaataccataatgtattatttttaattgcagtGTTAGGTATAAGCCATAGGATATGTCATTCAAaacgaaaaaattaaacaattaaattagtataggtattatcgattttattaataagcattttacatattatattaatattagatatgtCACGTCTAATGTAGTGCGCAGGCCGCAGGGGAAGTTGACGAGTGCAATTATGGGGCCCTAAAAATTAATCCCCTGAACTACggactcgattttttttttgcgattactaaataaaatataattttttttcaataatatataattaatcgttattattattattttctattttataaaaattaatttaattataaatatctaaacattcataataatttactttacttaatttttagtaGAGGGCTTTTATGTGAAATGTTCAATGGGTTTCAAAAATGCTGTAGGTACCACTTGAAATCTAGGGCTGTGTACGGCTGTGGTCACGCGTTTGAATaggtattagatattttttatattttttatttaaaatcaaaaaataaattttatatgattagaacttattgataattttcatcaatattaatctatattttataagcatgcTTGTGGTGGAGATAGAGagttaagacaaaaaaaaaaatgcatttaataaatatttatatattttatagtctttAGAGTTTAAATATAGCATGAtactaatttagttttatatttttacacattttaagaaagataatagaatacaaaaaattaaataatattgaagtacCTACATATCACAAAACACACTATCCAAAACCTATTAATAGGATTTGTCGTGTGTATAGACAAGTTAAATGCAAGCCTGGATTAATGGGGGAGGGGGGCATGAATGAATGATCCTGATTCCCGGAGTACACTTCgtccatttttataatacacattcaaaagaaatttcaaaaaataaaataaaaaaattgttttaatatgctataaaaatgattaattcctaaaaaaatcgatatttgctgacaatatggtataaatattaaatggtaaaatttgaaaactataaaCCAACTATAAGACCAaaggttatatttatataaatatatttttaatttaatgtgagCTGTCTGttgttattggtttttaaatatatatctatctaAATACCTTACATAcccactttttattttattttttaaataatataataacattggcTATAACTTCACAAGTTACAATCGTAAAAACAGTAATAGATAGGAGGAGAAGTGGGTTAAAGTTTGAAAGACAAGAGTTGCCTAATAGAGGAACTTGTGTTATGAGCCAATGGATCTAAACTGGATTtggttaaataaatagaaataccCAAACACTCGAGGTATATCACCATAAGTTGGCATCATTACAagtcataatatttatctttatatattattatatttaacaccaTTTTTATACATGAATTTAAAAGCTTAAAGCATTGCTTGGTcaattcaatgtatttttagtttttacaaatacaattttaaataatctattataaaaatcacaCATAGACAGTCTGTAGTATAATTGTTCATTAATATtggataaaagataaaaattcaataaataatacatatgaataagggacaataaattaaacaaaataagttGGTAATTCctttatttattgttgatacAACTTTATCaatcaaacattttacaaaTGGAATACTTAGTTATTCATATgatatacatttcatattattttatttatatattaatattaataagatctaattagtaataaataatatatagtttgctCTTATTCGATagcatagttaataatatatcataaataataaatgtgttttattttgttatcataaatattttattaaaaaaaaaaaaaaaatggactagatacttttaaaattccaaaataaaataaaatagtttacaaaGCCATGTTTAAGTCAATTTGCTTCAATATGAACACAACTCgtggaataaataatttaatcataaaataaaatctacagAATTTGTTCAaagcaaacaaaataaaatttttttttaattattgcacattcaattatttaaatatatatagtaaatttaaaagagTTGTATCTATTAATACTGAATACATTTCAAAACATACAGAGATTCAAACTTTTtagtaatatagttaaaaacttaattttggttttgattttatgtacatttttttttatcaatgatagttttgttaaattaaaaaataatttgtgatcGGTGTACAGTAATTATATAACAGCTTAATTAtgttcacacacacacaaacacacaaaaAATCTAACAATAAGTGTTTAGTAACACCGTATAACAATGTTAACATGTTTGTTTAACACATAACTTTAATAACAAAGAAAAGTTTTATttggtatatcataatattgataataataagtagtgATGATTTTGTTATTGACAAGGAAGTGAActgaattacaaaataatatattacaatgtgtacaatcacatatatatatatatataacaataaaagatCAATAATTCCttatgaacaataaaaaaacttacattatttcaaaacaaatttacaattaaataaataacattttacaagACTATTTGTCAggatacaagtttttttttaaaaattatgtagataatacattataaattagataattatattgtatgtagaaGTAATAGgcaagatatttataataatggtagtttaataagtcaaaattaaataattggtttgtagatcaaaaaataatttggcacattatagaatattatacaaataaagccTAAACTTGGAAAGAAGAAATCAAAATCTTCACCATTTACGACTTCTATGATGGAagtgtatgtattttttacatacatatatttataagtctATTTACTtcattaggtattaaaatataaactaaatttttcaataagtaaaaaataatatgttttgtttaattataatgtttaagtatttaaagatGAGTAATTTGTTAAAgagtaatttaatgaattacatTAGatggaacaaaaataatattaaatatttataaaatgtgaaatattttttgtcaaaatttactttttcaaatttataaatggtattatattagtctaaccaattaataaataatataaaaatcattatttttattatgcaaaCATAATTTTAGAATAGTTATACACAAAATAGAGAtgtcaaaataatgtttacatagagataaatatatttatataaatataaattgttcagAATTTATTTGCATACTTTTGATTAGGGATCAATAACATTATcaagtgttaaaaaaataataatataaaaaaaaaaacaaaataagattAACTACACAGCCAGGTGACAATGTCTTGGAAGTCCAGTGGCATATTTTGCAGCTTCAAGCATCGATACTCCTTTACCATGCATAAACACAAAACATTCTCATGatgaaatagaaataataatagttataataatataattctcgCGCAAAATGTTAATGTGTTGCATGAGTCAAAACAGAAATTTCTGTGCAAATTTCTTGTGATTATCAATCAGTACAGTGTAGTGTGGTAAAGTgtgatattttatatcaatcaaAGCAGttatctataaattttatttttttgtgattaaaTTTTGTAAGTAATACTCGTAATCTaagaattgttaaattatacctacaatgtttaaaaaatgtataagtttatTAGCAGAAttgcaaacaaaaaataaatgatacatgCTATAAATTCatatcataacatattttaataaaattgaaagtgttcgattaatattttgtataagtcATTTCTGACAAAATCAAAGACAATTTTTTCTTATGaaattattagtcattatagGTTATTGCTATTTTAAGTACACAAGATTTTGAAAAAGCACTACTTAACATTCATGAAGTTTAAATTGCAAACATTTTCATTTAGCTGAAAAAAAGAGTTTATTATTggaacaaaaatgtttaaatagatttaatttattttatggtcaAATTTAGCTTtgtaaaattctaaaatgtattggaaatatttatttaggtattatacatctttaatatgtatttataaataaatcatagtaCATGTTCAACAAATACAAATTCTTTAATAGCACAATAAATCTATTCAATATTCATCAATTAGAGTATAAAATAGActgattattgtttttattgatttaaaatatttttcaaaaaaaatgacaaaattgatttattactaTCTAAATcagataataattgttttaatataaagtttattacgtagtgcaaataatatttatttgtttactcatcaattaaaataataattaataattaatttttgtttcaagtatttaaaattagtttgtttttttttttgttatgtcaTTGCGTTTCTAAAACTCAAGCAtttgattagaaaataaataaagcaaAAGCTAATTAGTTTGAACTCAACATTATTTCAATCATTGCAAAGgtcatatttgttaataatataagtgttaTGCAATATCAGAAATTATGTACCAAACTTGCATATACAGAGCCTAATGTAAATTGATCCCtgcaattttctaaaataaaatattgtatcccTGCACCTGGCAACTCTATCCAAAaccaaaagttattaaaataaataatcacagAATTGAGAATACtcataagattttttaaattgtatacattaataatgtgTTGCCATTGTAGAATAAATAGCTGCATTGTAACTATACCTGTTTGAAGTAGGTAATGAACTGTTTTGTTCATTAACAGATACCACTTCTGTTTCATCATCAGTCTCCATTAACGCAGTACTTGAGTCATACTCTGGGTGTTGAATCATTTTAGATCTCAACAAGTAGACATATGTTTTATAACGcttaaactgaaaaaaaaaaataaatagttaataaaagcATAATACGTACATTTAAGATAAAAACATGGGATAGTTTAAACATGTGGCATCACTTCTTGAatacaaaagttattttttttttcatgataaatTAGATGCAAAGTATGTGAAAaggataaatatttatctattagtttttatgattacatttaattaattaaattataatcatatgtttatactattttttgaagagttaataattatttacatttaccaGTATTGTTATGAAAAACAAACAGCATTTTTTTCTGCCTTtctggtataaaaaatattctgcttttaatcttactttttataattttattatttaagttagatctattataaatcactcaacggccgcttataataattactcaaaATTATGCATAGTTCTTATTTCttaaacactaaatattatatattgcaattTTTACCCTATATTTATAACTTGATTTATAATGAggcaatttatttcaaaatactgATATGGTCTGGGTTGGTTactaaatgatataaattaaacataatggttaattatatatatattttttattttcaacacctatttttctttataatgtataagtaacttaagttattatgaaaaaatagtgaaaatgaTTTGTATTGTAAGAGGAAGCCAATAATTTCAGTTTTCTTgggtagatttttttattttgtacactctaccaaatgaataaatattattaactaataaaacttACTTCTTCTAATAAATGTGATTccttttctttataaaattgtaatgtgATGTTTTTAGTCCCACGTTCTGGCGGTTTCTTTTTATGTATGTCAAGTTCTACTTCTAGTTGTCGCAAAGTATCTTCATGTTCACGAAGTTGTTCccgctttaaaaaataaataaaaaattttatatctgtaaaaatgaaatattgtaaataatcaaaccaaatttaattttgttggaGCTGATGGTAATAATGGCCTTTGGAATTTTTTCTGATTTCCAACAGCACTTGGCAATCGTGGTGCAGAAAAACTGGcacatacaaaattaattgtatttatccaTGAATCCAATTCCTTAGAATcactaataatagaaataaacaaaagtaaataaatagaaattaaaaattgtaaatgagagcttaattaaaatgattacctagtttgaaataaatattctgCTTGATCAGCAGTAACAAGTCTAAACACatgttgtttttttgtatagtCTGTAGCTTTAGTAGCTAGGCCATGATGTATATGTATTGCATTATGAATACTATCACTAATTTGAGATTTTCTAAATCCAGAATCATCTTTATGTAAATAAAGAATTAGATCACGTAATGTGCAATAGTACATTTTCCAACTACGTTTTCCTCTTGCAGCTATAAAATTGTAAGGgcacaatattatcattaataaatatgaaattattattattgttattttcttaCTTTTCTTTCCATTGGCTTCCATGCAACATTTTCTCATCACATATCCTTTTTTATACTCTAAAGCTTGAGTCATGACATTTTCATCATAACTTCCCCCACTTTTGCCTATTTGGCCAGGAATTTTATTTCCAAGACCATCAATTGGCTGACTAGCAATTGCGTTTTTTAGTTGATTTTCATCCAAATCATCATcactaaaatatgttataaatttataattttgaattttctataataaaatctttatcTCACCTTGCCCACTCAAGAGGATTAGACTTAATAGCCATGTACAATGATTTAAGAACGTCACGTGGAAAATGTTCATTATCATTTAAACCAGCTAGGTTTTCGATAAATTCATTACATGTCATTTTACGTCCAATCATTTGGCCATGTAAATCTGTATTTAATAGCATAATGGCGCAAGTTAATGTATGAACagcatctaaaaataaaataatttaaaagaatattttatttgattaaaaattgtctcttatttttagtttaaaaatattgacatataaaattaataattatgcaaatatatatatataaaaaaaaaaaatgcaaactaaaaacttttaaacaattttctatAAGATATCAAGGTTGCAACTGAATAAATGAAACTGTTGACATGcctacataatgataataaaaaaaacaggcTGTTTGTATTACATCATATGCAAAGGATTGTCTAAATCTACCTACACGCATTCatatgtgtacaatgtacataactattcattttgttttaattaaggaTTAGAGAGCAaaggtaaaaaatttaattaaaataaaatgatatgcaagaaaaataaattgaaaacataactatttactaaaataaaaacaaaatgtaaaaaagatatttcttaaaaaatgaaaactataaatgtatttaaacaataataggtattacaattttaatattaccttgAGAGTTGAAACATTGAGGATTGCAGTCCAAAAACCGTTTGGAAAAATGGACTAACACTCTTTCTCTTTCTTGGGTTTCTCCGGTCAAACTGAATTGTTTCAAAAAATGCCTTAATGCCAAATCTAACGAATTtcctttaaaatcaaaatacttcaaatattcTTCAGCAACTGCTCTACTGAATTCGTTACTGAAatcatttgtttattattattactacttatttaaaaaaatatatatatatttttatactttttacttaAATGTCGAGATACATCACTTTTTTTGAATccttctaaataaaataagcgTTTGGCAAGTCTTACTGCCGAGGGCATATCCACAGCTTTAGGCGAATAATGAAAACTATGTAAGCTATCAGAATCAAAATCTTCGTTTTGTGTCCAGTGCTCATCATTATTGGTAACAGAATTAGCCAACTGAGCTGCACCTTCCATTAATGCTAATAAATGTTGAACTTCTTCTTCgtcctaaattaaaatataaatttaaaaaaaaaactaaataattgtaaatataaaattctacaTACTTTAAAATCTTGATGTTCATTGTTACTAATATTTTCTTTGTCATTGTAAtatctgttattattttcattgtctttaactaaatttgttttttctggACCTTTTACCTGTATGACAATTCGATGGTCTGTatgattatcataatatgtgtacTGTCCTTCTGTAGATCGCTTTCTTATCTTTGGTTCGCTTGCTACAATAGTTGAATCACTGTCACTAGGATCTGACACCTCTAATTCACGTGAGTTAATCAAGAAATCTGAATCTGCAGTGTCTTGGAAGTCAGGACTTGATATATTTGAATGACTGCTAGTTGGATGACTGTTGCCACGGAATGATCCCTTGGCTGGTCGTCGCCGGTCAGAAGGTGATGACATTATTGATGAGGATATGGATGTTGGTGACGTAGGTGATAGAACTTTTTGGAGGGAATTGCAAGAAGCTGATGTTTCATCAGGAACATGACCAGCATTATATGTCCACAACACTCTTTTGTCTTCCATTTCAAGtggttttatattagtatttaataaggTGTTACAAGAAGATGTAATATCTTCGTCTTCAGTATCAATACTCGTAGTAGAAGACATTGGGTACTCAGAATTTGAACGTAAAGGATCTTCAGAACGAGAGCCACGTTTATAGTTGGACATATTTGTAGGAGGAGGGGAAACTGGTGATGTATTTCCAGAATTAGGTTTTGCTATGTTTGGTCGATCATTTTCGACAGGACTACTAGGAACAGAATTTGAATTtactttttggaatttttttggGCCACCATTTTTTACCAAACAATCAACTTTTCGATCCCTCTTTGGTAATAAAGagacctaaaaataataatgatacatactaaattaaagtggacaaaaaaataaaaacaaaaaatatcttacctgactatttttagacattttgaTAACTCTCTCACCAGTCATCATAAATGCTTCATATTTAGGGGcttcaattttatttgtatttgttctaGTAACCATTTCTAATGGTGGTGGATGATGTTGTGGTGGAGGTGGTGGGGAATCTATATCACGTAGTAATAATTGAGGAGAGTTTCCATCTTCAGCCAGTTTATcatgtactttatttttaatagcagGATCTAAAAAgtcgttaatttattaatttaacaataacttgaatagtgtaaatatatactaaCCTCTGACTAGTTTCAAAATAATGGGGTTTTGTGCTAATCTCAAGCATTTCAATACTACAacaaaagaatataaattaatgttaaaaatattatgattgaaaaaataatatagacctaatataatagtacctaacccttgaagaaaaaaattaatttaagcataaatattttctttagatgtatttaaagtttttttcacttataataatttaataataggatCAAACACATTGCtgagtattaaatattgaaattttcaaacaataattttaccttCTTTTATTGTACATGTTTGCACATCttcattatttatctttatgatAACATCACCAACTTCAatctagaaaaatattaatatatactaaactttaatataaaatttataataagtgaaagtaatcaagatttttaaagTATTGAAGTGTATTGGACTCAGGCTTTGATAAGAGTTGGTACAAAACTATTCTGTATCGAATTTTTcttcttaaaaatttgaattagcaattatcaaatatacttgatttttataaaaaatgtttaaattattaattgggtATGTTATAAATGTAACTGTTTATCTGCTATTTAAATCTTACAGAAATTAACATGAAAATAATCATTTCACATTCAGTTTTACAGGCGAGTacagattgtataataaaaaaacaaaacaagcgTTGAAAttagataagtatattattaaattattagcttATACAAATgtctaatatacatatattttgaacaCAAGTTTATATGGTATACTGTTTTTGTGTATTTTGACATTgtcatttcaaatatttcaatccatcaattaatttaattacaaggacatttttaaaaagatgcTAAACATTGAATCACATTAAATCATAATTGTTTGTGTTGTTAAGTGCATACAGTTAGCATGAATGTAGGATATTTCacttaataatcaataacaattCAGGGCCATATCACTTTCCAGATTTAGAAATGTGTGTAGGTAGGCACAAATTctaaaaagagtaaaaatatgTGAGTTTTCTCTAAATGGGTTATGCGTAATGCGTGGATAATATCTATGTAAACATTAACTTGAAAAGGTAATGTTTTTGTTAAGACAGTAACCAATAGGCAGTTAGTTGGACCTCTTTGGTCATCCATAGGTAGGTCAGCGATTCATCATGATATTAAAGTGAATAGTTGGAGAAGAAACGCACAGAGCAGAATATGTCAAACACTTATCGCAGAGCAgtgaaatttaacaaataacaaaaacgAAATGGGCTCTATCGGGTGCACTGGACGGTAAACGAGTGCCTACACCTGGCAGCCGTTGAGCTGCTAGACGGACAAACGTCCGGGAAACGGGATTCGGTTTCGCAGACTAATCGGGTAGGTATCGATGGCGAGGATTGAGCACTGCAATACCTGAGCGCATTCGGCAGCTGGCGTGTTCTCGATGATGTCGTAGATGACCGGCGGGCAGTCGGCGATACCGAGCAAAGAAAATCCCAGTCCCGAAGGCATTTCCGGTCGGGACAAAGTAACCGAAATCTCGACGGCCATGGCGGCGGCGGAGGATGCTGCGAGGCTGGGGCTCGAGATGCCACCTGCTCGCGTTAGTGTCACCCCACAACGACGGACCACCGGACCCGGCGACGACCGGTCACTTGTCGGGCACGAGCGTACACACCGGTGACCGCCTAAGTCATGTACTCATGTCTGACACGcgggtgtatgtgtgtgtgtgtgagagtgtGTGATCGGGTGAACGAGTGGGTGCGCGCGCGAGTTCGGTCACTGTTCACAGGCGGCCGAGGCTGCCGCTGCTACGGAGGCGGCAAAGCTGACGAACGGTCGAGAACATGACGAgcaacgacggcggcggcggcgactatAATACAACAAATACACGACACTACGACCAGCACGGGCACATGATACGGCCGGTCACGGTGCGACGTGAGGGGGGGTGGGCGGAGGACACGGTCTCGGGTAGTATTATAGTGATATCGGCGACCCCGCGATGACGTCACGGCCGTCGCATCACCCCCACCGTGGCGCCAACGAcggttatcagttatcacacgGCGGCGCACGTCTCGGCGCGTACTGCATTTACGCCATAATCGCGTAGGTATGGATgtgttcaatattaatataataattaataatataaatattattattattaaaatatataatgatgatgataataataatcatctatTAATACGTTCAACGTCGgaggtaatttttaatattattattgttattatacctattacaatattGATCGcggatttattaaaatttaaacctacGCGCGTTTgcctattataggtataattatagcAGTACACACAATGTTCCGTTATAGAAGTTAAATGGTCAGCTGTGCGGTCGTGTCTTATGCAGCACTTGCACTGCATATCGCACTAGAAAACATTtatctacaatatttaaatttttaacagacattattatgtattgggCACAAGCGTATGACGGAAAAATCCACTTTTACACCGTTCAATTATATCGCAGATGTGGtgattttttagttttgaaaaacGACAAACTATAAGAGCATTTCTTTTAGGAGAAatttctaaacataatataatataacgaataatGAACGAatagtttcttaaaaaaaaaagaggacCAATGAggcataaaaaatattctcaGCCTCTCGGGTTGTCATTAAAAAACGTGAAaagccaataaaataaattttagaaacgcctaattggaatttttttcgGCAAGTATTCATGGTTTGCTCAAAgtttaaaactgtaaaataatttgttttttttttaaatcacaaaaaatgaCCATAAAGATAGTGTACGTGCGCCAATATTGATCGCCTGTTGTACAGTAAACTCCGTAAAGTTTGTATAAGTAACGtacacgcatatattatatcaatataatataatatagattatactgCCAACTTTGACAAACGCATGCTGTGTGGCAAGTACGCGAATGTGCGATTATTGTGCAAATGTGCAATACTGCAATATCGTTTCGAACGTAGCAAAATGCTCTCTCGGaaactatacgtatattataatacacaggtAGCCCGCAGCCCGCTGTACCTATGTATACTATTGCATGCATCAGCTGTGatgggtattattattatttttataagacacGAAATTTACCTTTTCTACGTGATATTACATACGTATACCCACTTAATTAGTC includes:
- the LOC132930205 gene encoding PH and SEC7 domain-containing protein isoform X2 → MAVEISVTLSRPEMPSGLGFSLLGIADCPPVIYDIIENTPAAECAQIEVGDVIIKINNEDVQTCTIKEVLKCLRLAQNPIILKLVRDPAIKNKVHDKLAEDGNSPQLLLRDIDSPPPPPQHHPPPLEMVTRTNTNKIEAPKYEAFMMTGERVIKMSKNSQVSLLPKRDRKVDCLVKNGGPKKFQKVNSNSVPSSPVENDRPNIAKPNSGNTSPVSPPPTNMSNYKRGSRSEDPLRSNSEYPMSSTTSIDTEDEDITSSCNTLLNTNIKPLEMEDKRVLWTYNAGHVPDETSASCNSLQKVLSPTSPTSISSSIMSSPSDRRRPAKGSFRGNSHPTSSHSNISSPDFQDTADSDFLINSRELEVSDPSDSDSTIVASEPKIRKRSTEGQYTYYDNHTDHRIVIQVKGPEKTNLVKDNENNNRYYNDKENISNNEHQDFKDEEEVQHLLALMEGAAQLANSVTNNDEHWTQNEDFDSDSLHSFHYSPKAVDMPSAVRLAKRLFYLEGFKKSDVSRHLSKNNEFSRAVAEEYLKYFDFKGNSLDLALRHFLKQFSLTGETQERERVLVHFSKRFLDCNPQCFNSQDAVHTLTCAIMLLNTDLHGQMIGRKMTCNEFIENLAGLNDNEHFPRDVLKSLYMAIKSNPLEWASDDDLDENQLKNAIASQPIDGLGNKIPGQIGKSGGSYDENVMTQALEYKKGYVMRKCCMEANGKKTARGKRSWKMYYCTLRDLILYLHKDDSGFRKSQISDSIHNAIHIHHGLATKATDYTKKQHVFRLVTADQAEYLFQTSDSKELDSWINTINFVCASFSAPRLPSAVGNQKKFQRPLLPSAPTKLNLREQLREHEDTLRQLEVELDIHKKKPPERGTKNITLQFYKEKESHLLEEFKRYKTYVYLLRSKMIQHPEYDSSTALMETDDETEVVSVNEQNSSLPTSNRSIDA
- the LOC132930205 gene encoding PH and SEC7 domain-containing protein isoform X1, with product MAVEISVTLSRPEMPSGLGFSLLGIADCPPVIYDIIENTPAAECAQIEVGDVIIKINNEDVQTCTIKEVLKCLRLAQNPIILKLVRDPAIKNKVHDKLAEDGNSPQLLLRDIDSPPPPPQHHPPPLEMVTRTNTNKIEAPKYEAFMMTGERVIKMSKNSQVSLLPKRDRKVDCLVKNGGPKKFQKVNSNSVPSSPVENDRPNIAKPNSGNTSPVSPPPTNMSNYKRGSRSEDPLRSNSEYPMSSTTSIDTEDEDITSSCNTLLNTNIKPLEMEDKRVLWTYNAGHVPDETSASCNSLQKVLSPTSPTSISSSIMSSPSDRRRPAKGSFRGNSHPTSSHSNISSPDFQDTADSDFLINSRELEVSDPSDSDSTIVASEPKIRKRSTEGQYTYYDNHTDHRIVIQVKGPEKTNLVKDNENNNRYYNDKENISNNEHQDFKDEEEVQHLLALMEGAAQLANSVTNNDEHWTQNEDFDSDSLHSFHYSPKAVDMPSAVRLAKRLFYLEGFKKSDVSRHLSKNNEFSRAVAEEYLKYFDFKGNSLDLALRHFLKQFSLTGETQERERVLVHFSKRFLDCNPQCFNSQDAVHTLTCAIMLLNTDLHGQMIGRKMTCNEFIENLAGLNDNEHFPRDVLKSLYMAIKSNPLEWASDDDLDENQLKNAIASQPIDGLGNKIPGQIGKSGGSYDENVMTQALEYKKGYVMRKCCMEANGKKTARGKRSWKMYYCTLRDLILYLHKDDSGFRKSQISDSIHNAIHIHHGLATKATDYTKKQHVFRLVTADQAEYLFQTSDSKELDSWINTINFVCASFSAPRLPSAVGNQKKFQRPLLPSAPTKLNLREQLREHEDTLRQLEVELDIHKKKPPERGTKNITLQFYKEKESHLLEEFKRYKTYVYLLRSKMIQHPEYDSSTALMETDDETEVVSVNEQNSSLPTSNRVARCRDTIFYFRKLQGSIYIRLCICKFGT